The DNA window CCACGTCTATCTGTCCCTGGCCGAGGCCGAGGGGCACCCCGGGGGTGAGGCCCGCTGGGCGTTCGGGACCGGCTTCGAGGACCCGCTGCACGGCGTGGACACCGCCGTGCCCGCCGGGATCGACGCGGCGGAACTGGCCGGGTGCTGCCTGGCGCTCGGCGACGACGCCCTGGTCAGCGCGCAGCGGCTGGCCGAGTGGTGCACCCGGGCGCCGGAGCTGGAGGAGGAGATGGCGCTGGCCAACATCGGCCTCGACCTGCTCGGCCAGGCCCGGCTGCTCTATGCGCGGGCCGGGCAGGCGGACGGCACCGGGCGCGACGAGGACGCCTACGCCTACTTCCGGGACGCGGACGACTTCCGCAGTGTCCGGCTCGCCGAGCTTCCCAACGGCGACTTCGCCTTCTCCACCGTCCGGCTGCTGGTGCTCTCCTGCTGGCGGCTGGCGCACTTCGACCGGCTCGCCGCCTCGGCGGACCCGGTGCTGGCCGCCATCGCGGCCAAGGGCGTCAAGGAGCTCACGTACCACCGCCAGTTCGCCGCCGAGTGGGCGGTGCGGCTGGGCGACGGCACCGAGGAGTCGCATCACCGGATGCGGGCGGCGCTGGACCGGGTCGCCCCGTACCTGGACGAGCTCTTCGCGGCCCGCCCCGGGTTCGGCGTCGACCCGGCGGCCATACGGGACGAGGTGACGGCGGTGCTCCGCCAGGTCCTGGACGCCGCCGGGCTGCCGCTGCCCGAGGCCGCTGCCCTGCCGGGGCACGGCCGGGCGGGCGACCACACCGAGTACCTGGCCCCGCTCCTCGCCGAGCTGCAGAGCGTGGCCCGCGCCCACCCGGGGGCGACCTGGTGACCGCGCGACCCGCCACCGGCCCCACCGGCCTCGCCGGTCTCGCCGACCTCGCCGACCTCGCCGACCTCAGGGATGCGCGGCGGGCCCGGCAGATCGCCGAGCAGGTGCCCGACCCCGAGCTGCCGATGCTCACCCTGGCCGACCTCGGCGTGCTGCGCGGCGTCGAGATCGGCCCGGACGGCACCGTCGTCGCAAGCCTGACGCCCACCTACTCGGGCTGCCCCGCCATGGCCGAGATGCGCGCCGACGTGGCCGCGCGGCTGCGGGGGGCCGGATTCGCCCGGGTGGAGATCCGCACCGTACTGGACCCGCCGTGGACCACCGACTGGATCACCCCCGCCGGCCGCCGCACCCTCGCCGAGCACGGCATCGCGCCGCCCCACCCGGCGCCCCGACGCGCCACCGGGCCGATCCCGCTGGAGCTGACGGCCACCCGGCGTTCGGTGGCCTGCCCGCGCTGCGGGTCGGCGGAGACCGAGGAGACCTCGCGCTTCGCCTCCACCTCCTGCAAGGCGCTGTGGCGCTGCCGCGGCTGCCTGGAGCCGTTCGAGTACGTCAAGGAGATCTGATGGCCCCGACCACCGCCCCGACCACCGCCGGGCCGCTGCCCGCGCGCACGCGTCGCCGCCCGGCCTTCCACGCCCTGCGGGTCGCCGAGGTCGCGCCG is part of the Peterkaempfera bronchialis genome and encodes:
- the paaC gene encoding 1,2-phenylacetyl-CoA epoxidase subunit PaaC, which gives rise to MSDDDHVYLSLAEAEGHPGGEARWAFGTGFEDPLHGVDTAVPAGIDAAELAGCCLALGDDALVSAQRLAEWCTRAPELEEEMALANIGLDLLGQARLLYARAGQADGTGRDEDAYAYFRDADDFRSVRLAELPNGDFAFSTVRLLVLSCWRLAHFDRLAASADPVLAAIAAKGVKELTYHRQFAAEWAVRLGDGTEESHHRMRAALDRVAPYLDELFAARPGFGVDPAAIRDEVTAVLRQVLDAAGLPLPEAAALPGHGRAGDHTEYLAPLLAELQSVARAHPGATW
- the paaD gene encoding 1,2-phenylacetyl-CoA epoxidase subunit PaaD; the encoded protein is MLTLADLGVLRGVEIGPDGTVVASLTPTYSGCPAMAEMRADVAARLRGAGFARVEIRTVLDPPWTTDWITPAGRRTLAEHGIAPPHPAPRRATGPIPLELTATRRSVACPRCGSAETEETSRFASTSCKALWRCRGCLEPFEYVKEI